GGTGGGCATGGCCGGATCCCCCTCGGGGCAGGGCTACTGGACGGTGGCCTCCGACGGCGGGGTGTTCGCCTTCGGGGACGCCCGGTTCCTCGGGTCCACGGGCGGCGTCCGCCTGGTCCGTCCCATGGTCGGCATGGCGGCGACGCCGACGGGACGCGGCTACCGGCTGGTTGCCTCGGACGGGGGGGTCTTCGCCTTCGGAGACGCCCGCTTCCTCGGGTCGACCGGAGCAGTGCGACTGGCCGCTCCGATCGTGGGCATGGCGTCCACGCCGTCGGGCCAGGGGTACTGGTTGGTGGCCTCCGACGGCGGCGTGTTCGCCTTCGGGGACGCCCGGTTCTTCGGGTCGACGGGGGCGATCCACCTGGCGTCGCCGATCGTGGGCATGGCGTCCACGCCCTCGGGCCAGGGGTACTGGCTCGTCGCCGCCGACGGCGGCGTGTTCGCCTTCGGGGACGCCCGGTTCTCGGGATCGACCGGCGGCCTGCGCCTGGCTCGGCCCGTCGTGGGCATGGCATCCACACCGTCGGGCCAGGGGTACTGGCTGGTCGCCTCCGACGGTGGCATCTTCGCCTTCGGCGACGCCCGCTTCTCGGGGTCGACGGGCGCCCTGCGCCTGGCCCGGCCCGTCGTGGGCATGGCCGCCGGCACGACCGCGGACGGGGCCGGCTACTGGCTCGTCGCCTCCGACGGCGGCATCTTCGCCTTTTCCGAGGGCGCTCCGACGGCCCCTCCACCCGTCGGCGACCCCACGCTGGCCCTGACCACGGTCGTCAACGGCCTCGACCTCCCGTGGGACATCGGGTTCACCCCGGAGGGCGCCATGCTGTTCACCGAGAAGGCGGGCCGGATCAGCGTGACGCGGGACGGCGCGACCCGGCGGATCGCCATCATGAGCGACGTGTACAACTCAGGGGAGAGCGGCCTGCTGGGCCTGGCCGTCGACCCGGACTTCGCCACCAATCGGCGGTTCTACACGTGCCATGCCTGGACCGACGGCACGAACCACGACGTGCGGGTCGTGGCGTGGACGGTCGACGCGAGCTACACGACGGCGACGCGCGCGGCCAACCCGCTGTTCTCGGGGATCCAGATCACCACGGGCCGCCATGGCGGGTGCCGCCCGCGCTTCGGGGCGGACGGGTTCCTGTGGATCAGCACCGGCGACTCCGCCGTGGGCACCAACCCGCAGAACCTCTCGTCGCTGAACGGCAAGGTCCTGCGCGTCGACAAGATGACGGGCGCACCTGCGCCAGGCAATCCGTTCGCCGGGTCACGGATCTACACCTACGGCCACCGCAACGTGCAGGGACTCGCCCTGCGCGGTGACGGGCAGATGTACTCGGTAGAGCACGGCCCGGATCGCGACGACGAGGTCAACAAGTTGCGCGCCGGGGGCAACGCCGGCTGGGACCCGGTCCCCGCCTACAACGAGTCCGTGCCGATGACCGACCTGGCGAAGTTCCCCGACGCCATGCGGCCCGTGTGGACCTCCGGCTCCACCACGGTGGCGCCCTCGGGTGCGACCTTCGTCGCGGGTTCGGGATGGCGGTCGCTGAACGGCGCCCTGCTGGTGGCCTGCCTCAAGGGAGCGCAGCTGCGCGCCCTCACCCTCGATGCGGCGGGCGCGCTGGTGTCGGAAAAGGTGCTCGTCAACGACCAGGGGCGGTTGCGCACCGCCGTGCAGGGACCCGACGGCAGCGTCTACGTGGCCACCTCGAACGGGAACGGCACCGACAAGATCTTCCGTGTGACACCAAGCTGACGCGCCCGTCGGAGCCGGGTCGGCCGTAGGCTCCGCCGGATGCCGGACGTCGACCAGGAGTTCCTCGCCCTTCCCTTCCGGCGCCTGGCCGACGCCGCCCTCGACCGGGCCCGGGCCCTCGGGGCCACCTACGCCGACTTCCGGTTCGAGCGCAGGCGCGGCCAGACCATCAAGGTCCGCGACCGCAGCCTCGAGCGCCTCACCGACAGCGAGACGGTCGGCTACGCGGTGCGCGTCGTGCACGGGGGGGCCTGGGGGTTCGCCTCGGCCGTCGAGCTCACCGAGGACTCGGCTGCGGCCACCGCCGAGTCGGCCGTCGCCGTCGCCGCCACGCTGGCCCCGCTCAACTCCGAGCCGGTCGGGCTGGCCCCCGAGCCGGCGCACCGGGGGACGTGGGTCTCCTCCTACGACATCCACCCGTTCTCCGTCCCCGACGCCGACAAGGTGTCGTTCGTCACTTCGGTCAACGAGCGGCTCCTCGGGTCGGGCCGCGTCCGCCACGTCGACTTCAACGTGCGCCAGGTGCTGGAGGGCAAGTACTTCGCCGACCTCAACGGCTCCGATCTCGTGCAGCAGCGGGTGCGGGTCGACGGCGACTTCACGGCCGTGCGAATCGACGACGCCACCGGCTCGTTCGACACCATGCGGTCGTGCGCCCTGCCGTCGGGGCGGGGCTGGGAGCACGTGG
Above is a genomic segment from Acidimicrobiales bacterium containing:
- a CDS encoding PQQ-dependent sugar dehydrogenase codes for the protein MTVPKPRSPRRVLPVLAACALAAALLAPAPTGAAPYLGSTGALRLAAPVVGMAGSPSGQGYWTVASDGGVFAFGDARFLGSTGGVRLVRPMVGMAATPTGRGYRLVASDGGVFAFGDARFLGSTGAVRLAAPIVGMASTPSGQGYWLVASDGGVFAFGDARFFGSTGAIHLASPIVGMASTPSGQGYWLVAADGGVFAFGDARFSGSTGGLRLARPVVGMASTPSGQGYWLVASDGGIFAFGDARFSGSTGALRLARPVVGMAAGTTADGAGYWLVASDGGIFAFSEGAPTAPPPVGDPTLALTTVVNGLDLPWDIGFTPEGAMLFTEKAGRISVTRDGATRRIAIMSDVYNSGESGLLGLAVDPDFATNRRFYTCHAWTDGTNHDVRVVAWTVDASYTTATRAANPLFSGIQITTGRHGGCRPRFGADGFLWISTGDSAVGTNPQNLSSLNGKVLRVDKMTGAPAPGNPFAGSRIYTYGHRNVQGLALRGDGQMYSVEHGPDRDDEVNKLRAGGNAGWDPVPAYNESVPMTDLAKFPDAMRPVWTSGSTTVAPSGATFVAGSGWRSLNGALLVACLKGAQLRALTLDAAGALVSEKVLVNDQGRLRTAVQGPDGSVYVATSNGNGTDKIFRVTPS